In the Campylobacter sputorum subsp. sputorum genome, ATAAGAAATTTTATACAAGTTCTATTTGAGAACCATTTTGAAGTAAAAAAACAAGATATCCATTTATTTTATACTTTGGATATATGTTTTCTAAATTGGCAATATACTCTTTAACTTGAGATACATTCTCATTAAAGAAATTTTTTGAACTTTTATAATCAAATATTAAAATTTCCCTGCTATTTTCATTTATAGCAAGTAAATCTACTCTTTTTAAAACAGATTCAAATGTATAATCTTGCTCTTTTAAAAGTGTAAAACCTTGCAATAAATTTAAAAATTTCTTATTTTTTATAAGCATTTTTACTCTGTTTTTTATATCTTTTATCTCATTTTCATCTAAAAGCGATCCATATCTGTTTTCAAGTATAATGTAGGCATTTTGTAAATTTTCTTCATCAAATTGATTCATCATTTCTATCATAAAATGAAGTGCGGTGCCAAAAAGTGCTGATTTGAAATTTAACTCTTTTTCTTCTTGTAAATTTATGAGATTTTGTCTATTTATGTTTATAAAATTTATTTTTTCATCTTCTTGAGTTTGATTTGCTTTTGTATCTGCAAATTTCCTCATATTTCCTATGATTTTATCTTCTAAATCAAGAATTTTTACTTCTTGTTTGTTTGATATGTATTTTTTAAATAGCGAAGGTGAGTTGCCGTTTGCATCGCTTTTTGCGATTATTATAAGTGAATTTTTAGCTCTTGTAAATGCTACATAAATTTGATTTATTTTATCTTCATCATCAAGTGTTTTGGATAATGTTTTTAAATTTACAAATTTACTATCTAATTTTTCAAAAACTTTATCATTTAGCCTTATCTCCCAGTTATTATTTGATATATCGTATTCAAACAAAAATTTAGGCGAGCGATTGTTCTCTTTGCCAATCATATCAACAACTATAACATGCTTAAACTCAAGTCCTTTTGAGCTATGAACGCTCAGTAAATTTACGCCATCTATGGCTTCGTTTATGCTTTTTTCTTTTTCATTTTCTATATTTAAAATAAATTGAATAAAATTTTCATATTTTCCGACTATTTCAAAAAATCTAAGCATATTTTTATCGCTAAAATCTAGCTTTAACTCTTTTGCCATTTTGTATAAAGTATCTTTTAAATTTAAATTAAAATTTATCTCAATTTTGCTTGGAGCTTCGTCATAAAATGCCTGTAAGTTATATAAATAGTAGTTGTCGTTAAAATAACAAAATTTGGCATATTCTATAAGAATCCTGACATATTTTGAGTTTATTATCAAAACAGAACTTTGCGATACAGCTTTTATGTCATTGTTTTGTAGGTAAGTTTTTATATTTTCTATATCATTGTTTTTCCAGCATAATATAGCGATTTGATTTTCAGGTATATTATGTGATTTTAAGAAATTTACTTTATCTAAAATTTTCTCATAAATTTTTTCTTTTTCACATGAGCAAATTTCGATATATCCATCATCTTGATTATTTGGTTTTTGTATTGCATAGTTTTTTATAACATTTTTAAATGTATCATTTACAAACTCAACTAAACATTTATCGCTTCTATAATTTGTATCTAAGTTGCTAAATTTTATCTGTTTATAATCACTTTTTAGTTTATCAAAAAGCTCTTTTTTCCCGCCGCGAAACCTGTAAATACTCTGCTTTATATCTCCAACATAAAAGAAACTTCCGATGCCATTTTGTCCTATTCCGCTTATACACTCTTCTATCAAGGGCTTAATAATGTTGTATTGAAGCACATTTGTATCTTGAAACTCATCTATCAAAATATCTGTTATCTTAGAATCTAACCTAAAATACAGCATTTCGCGGTAGTTTTGTGTGTTTGTAAGCTCATAAGTAAGTTTTGAAATATCGGTAAAACTTAGTAAATTTTTATTTTTATTTAGCTCAAACCTTGCTAATTTATATCTTTTGACAATTTCAAATAGTTCTTTTAGCTTATAAGCTTCAAATTCTTTGAAATAAATCTCAGCACTATCCATAAATGCGTTAAATTTTGCAATAAACTCTTTGTTATCTTTTATATTTTTAAAGTAGTTTTTTTCTAAATCAACATTTAGTATAAAATCTTTTATATTTTTATCAAATAAATTTATATAGCGAGCGTTGCTACTAAGCGTTATGGCGTATGTTTTTAGGTCTTGAAAATTTTGCAATATTTTTTGATCGTTTGGAAAATTTACATTATTTACAAAATTTATATCGTTTAAATTTTCATATATTGCATTTATCGTTTCAAAAAATTCTAGCTGATTATCTCCACTAAATTTTATATATGAAGCTATTTTTTTTATGAGGTTATCATTTGCGTTTTGGACTAAAATATTTATAGTTTCATCATATAAGTTGTCTGTAATTTCAAAATCCGGCATAAGTCCTAAATTTAGAGAAAATAGTCTTAAAATAGAGCTAAAAAACGCATCAAAAGTTTGTATTCTTAGCTCACTTGATAAAAATCTCTCTTTTGCTTTATCGCGCAAATTTATGATTTCTTGCTCACTTTTATTTAGAAGTTTGCAAATTTCATTTAGTTCAGCTTTTTTGGTATGTAAATTTAAAAATGTTTGCGATATGCGAGTTTTCATCTCATTTGTTGCTTTTTTTGTAAATGTTATGGCTAGTATTTTTCGCATATCTCTACCCATTAGCACCAAAGCTATGTATCTAACACTTAGTTTAAAGGTTTTTCCGCTTCCAGCACTAGCTCCAAGTGCTTCGTAAAAATCTATCATATCAACTCTTTTTTACATATTAGTGTGTATGGGCAATATTCGCATTTTGATAAATTTCTTTCGAAATTAACACGGTTTTGAAATTCGGTTTTTAACTCATCTAGCTTCTCTTTTAGCTCTTCTTTACTTTTTGTTTTTTTAGGTTTTATTAATGAAAAAGTATCTTTTAAGTCATAATAATAACTCTCATTTGCACCGCTTAAAAGCTCGTAAAAAACTAGTTGAAAGCTGTTTTCTTTTATTTTTCCACTTTTATAGTCTATAACTGCGTAATTGCCGTTTTTTACATCTATTCTATCGATAATTCCTTTTAAATTTACTCCATTTATATTAGCGTTTAATTCTTTTTCTAATGCAAATATGCCCCATCCATCACTAAATCTTTGATTTTCATTTTTTTCAAAAGTATCAAGAGATAGTAAAATAAGCTCTTTTTGTATTTTATATCTGTTTTCACATTCATTTAAAAATATCTTTTCAAACTCATTTTTATCAAATATTTTATGTGTGTCATAATAATTTTTTAAACTATTATGAAGTATGGTTCCAAATGGTTTTTCGTTGGTATTTGGTGGATATAAATTTTTTATGTATTTGTAAAAATACATTCTTTTGCACTCTAAAAAGCATTCGAGTCTGCTAAAAGATAGAGGGTTTTTAAAAAAATCATGCTTTAATACTATTTCATCTTTTTTTAAATTTATTGTATTTGGTTTA is a window encoding:
- a CDS encoding RecB-like helicase: MIDFYEALGASAGSGKTFKLSVRYIALVLMGRDMRKILAITFTKKATNEMKTRISQTFLNLHTKKAELNEICKLLNKSEQEIINLRDKAKERFLSSELRIQTFDAFFSSILRLFSLNLGLMPDFEITDNLYDETINILVQNANDNLIKKIASYIKFSGDNQLEFFETINAIYENLNDINFVNNVNFPNDQKILQNFQDLKTYAITLSSNARYINLFDKNIKDFILNVDLEKNYFKNIKDNKEFIAKFNAFMDSAEIYFKEFEAYKLKELFEIVKRYKLARFELNKNKNLLSFTDISKLTYELTNTQNYREMLYFRLDSKITDILIDEFQDTNVLQYNIIKPLIEECISGIGQNGIGSFFYVGDIKQSIYRFRGGKKELFDKLKSDYKQIKFSNLDTNYRSDKCLVEFVNDTFKNVIKNYAIQKPNNQDDGYIEICSCEKEKIYEKILDKVNFLKSHNIPENQIAILCWKNNDIENIKTYLQNNDIKAVSQSSVLIINSKYVRILIEYAKFCYFNDNYYLYNLQAFYDEAPSKIEINFNLNLKDTLYKMAKELKLDFSDKNMLRFFEIVGKYENFIQFILNIENEKEKSINEAIDGVNLLSVHSSKGLEFKHVIVVDMIGKENNRSPKFLFEYDISNNNWEIRLNDKVFEKLDSKFVNLKTLSKTLDDEDKINQIYVAFTRAKNSLIIIAKSDANGNSPSLFKKYISNKQEVKILDLEDKIIGNMRKFADTKANQTQEDEKINFININRQNLINLQEEKELNFKSALFGTALHFMIEMMNQFDEENLQNAYIILENRYGSLLDENEIKDIKNRVKMLIKNKKFLNLLQGFTLLKEQDYTFESVLKRVDLLAINENSREILIFDYKSSKNFFNENVSQVKEYIANLENIYPKYKINGYLVFLLQNGSQIELV